In one window of Gossypium arboreum isolate Shixiya-1 chromosome 4, ASM2569848v2, whole genome shotgun sequence DNA:
- the LOC108458678 gene encoding putative glucose-6-phosphate 1-epimerase, whose product MATETLDDKKPEEEEVIDKENEENGSSAFKHSLALIPYVKGELDCQKQEYKYEFKVFLFSEVRVEGLETLDYLDNLQNRERFIEQGDAITVESEVDKIYLSRPTKIAILDHERKRTFELRKDGLPDAGEFIVFISFHPNLEHHG is encoded by the exons ATGGCAACGGAAACCCTAGATGACAAGAAACCGGAGGAAGAGGAGGTGATAGATAaagaaaacgaagaaaatggaagCTCTGCATTTAAACACT CCTTGGCCCTTATTCCTTACGTAAAGGGGGAACTAGACTGTCAAAAGCAGGAGTATAAATATGAGTTCAAAGTC tttttatttagtGAAGTGCGAGTAGAAGGACTAGAGACACTGGATTATTTGGATAACCTGCAGAACAGAGAGCGGTTCATTGAACAAGGGGATGCAATAACAGTTGAATCAGAA GTGGATAAGATATATCTTAGTAGGCCAACAAAAATTGCCATCCTGGACCACGAAAGGAAGCGAACATTTGAGTTGCGAAAGGATGGACTTCCCGATGCTGGTGAGTTTATTGTCTTTATAAGCTTCCATCCTAATTTAGAGCACCATGGGTAG